TGTGATCTGGCTCATCCTTTGCTCCTTATTAGTACTGAGGAAACAAAGACAAGACAACatagttgaagaagaagattgtgtGGTATTCACATTTCGAACTCGAGcctgaaagaaggagatgaaccGGTTGCATGATTTCGAAATCTTTGATTTCAGTTTAATGAAATTTGACTTCAATCTCATTTTCAACCGTTCCAACTCGATTTGTTTTTTTGGCTGTTGTAGTAGTTTTGTTGGGAGGGTGGTTCGTGTTTACGTGGGTTTCACGTCTTTGCATTAAAAGtcatgatgatggtggtgtgaCTGGTGTCCCATGAACTTTAAACCCCTTGTCTAATCGTAATCTACTTTAATGTGATTTGACATTGTAACATAGTGACCTATATGTTTAAGAAAAGGTCGTTTGAGTAAACTATACAGTATCTGAATTAATTAGTCGTATAATCGAGGAACGTACTAACTGAATTAATTAGTAATTAATTAAGGACTTAGTTAGTAATATCAATTAAGAAAATggttatcaagaatataattaatttatgatcTCAGCTGTTTCAAATGCAAAGACAACTTTAGAGTAATTTCTTGATCATTGGTTTAGTAAAACCTGTACAACATCTATGAAAAGAAAACGCAAACAATATTAACTTTTTGAATGTTTATGGTACGAGTCGTTGACAAATTAAAAAGCTAGTGAAAAGCATGAAAGAGCACACGTATCAGTTGATGAGACCATAAGTTTATATTTAGACATCGTATTGGTCGCCGAGTTTTATGCAAGACTgtcttttcttctcttctctacaGTATTTTTACaccattattattatattatgacATAGGATATAAAGAGATTGGACTTCAACCTGAAATAATGTTTAACCTCTTTTGTTGAATCGCTTTGTCACGTTCACCGAATCATGTTTTGGAATTAACGTACCAGAAATATTCTGTATATACTGTTACACCACTAATCGACATAGCTACTACTAGTGACAAAATTTGAAGACGACATTACAAAACGATTCTTTCATCAACTTTCTCACTAAAATAAATGATGGGGTTCACTAGATTCATTCATTGTGGAGCTCAATAGTCCATGGTTGTTGACGTTCATAAATGACGAATAAAAGCAACATTTTTCACGTATGAACGCAAATACTTAAAAGAAATTCATTGGACGTGGTATAATGTGGTTGAATGGTTCATATAATTAAGAACAACAAATCTTTCTATTGTGATTTCAAACGGTATTtgccattgtttttttttttttgacaaaggggTATTTGCCATTGTTGATGCTACAAGATGCGTACCCAGCTATTTCACAAACTTGAGAGACTAATATTAGTCTTAACTTCGActgaaattacaaaaaaaaaaacttcgactgaaattatttgtaaaaataaaacaaaagattgCATTTAActagttgttcaaaaaaaaaagattgcatCTAACTAATTTGGAACCCTAGGTGTGGGCACTTCCATTTTGAATTTAGGTTTTGGGGTTTTCTTCTGTTAAAACATCATTAACATGAGAGCTCTTTCCATGGTCTCTCATAAAACAACAATAACATTAgtgtatatattaaataaataaaatttaaaataaaaaaatataaattgaccaCTCATTGCATGGTACATTTAACAGGAGTCTCGCATCAATCTTGCAAAGTTTTTTAACATAGCAACAGTTCTCCTCTCTCACATCTtttcttcctctcttctctttttttttccactttTTAAATACTGAGAATTTGAACGAAAAACTGCTTATTGAAAATGCTCTTATGTTCTTGTTAAGCCGGTTTCGGTTCAATTAGATTCctttaaatatttaagataTAATGGTACATaatgtttttgatatttatgaattttaattcGATCTTGGTttaattctttcaaattttagTTTGGATGATAAAACCGAGAAGAGATTAATATTCCATAactttttgtattgtttatacAGAGAAACTTAGAGCATCTCTAACTCTATTTAGTTTCCAATCTAAATATCATTCTACAGTAAAAATATATgctaattttattcaatttccaattccataatgaaataaatatgtttacgcaaaaaaatatattttgtttgcaattttttttaaaatgaaataggaTTGTAGTAAAATTCATTTCCATAATAAAAAACTGAGTAATATAATGGAGATTATGTTAGATGGAGAAAACAAACATGATATGTAATGGTTTCCCGCTTTAAATCCGATAATTTACTTGAATTTGGTTGAGTTTAACTCTGTCAATTTGGGTTAGGGCGACCGTTTGGTGCAAAGAACAGACATTCTACGAGGTGGACCCTACTTTTGTTCTTACATTGTCGTTTTTCAAATCctctctttatttctttttatctgTCACATAGATACTCCTCAACTTCTAAAAAACTCTacagattctctctctcttttctacGAGAAGATCACACACTTTTATAACAGTCATGAGGAACTATAAGTTCAGATTTTCAGCTATGATCCCAAGTGAATGGCTCCACAAGCTCAAGAACATGACCAAACCCAGAAAAAAACATCCTCGTCCTTCTTCTTGTTCCTTAAACACTACCAAGAAAACAAAAGCGTCCTCTGAGTCTAATAAGTCTCTTCCTCACTCTTCAAGAACTTACTTCTCCAGTAGATCACACACTTCCTTAGAATCTAAGATCCTTCATAATTCACCAAGAAACTCTCTTCACGTGATAGAGAGCAAAAGAAAGACTATTTACAAGCCTTCTCCTCCTCCCTCTTCTTCTGTATCTGCAGGCTTtaacaagaagaagatcaacTTTCCTCCGAACCAagattcttcttcctctgcttctTCCAACGTCATCGACATGAATAGCAGAGATTTCAAGAAGAGAATGTTCAAAGAGATGAAGGTGTTTGACTCAACAGAGAAAGCTTGTCCAGCAAGTAACCGAACCAAGACATCGCGTAAACCTCATCATCTTTCAGTTAAGGTCAACaataaagagaaagaagaagcgtGTAGGATCAAAAAGAATGTTTCTAACGGAAGAAGATCATCATCAAACTCTCCAAGGATAAAAATCAAAGTGAATTCTCCTAGGGTTCAAGTCCCAGCGCGTAGAAGCAAATCAAGATCGCAGAACAAACAAGTTCTTGAAAGTTTCGCAGTGATCAAGAGCTCTCTTGATCCGAAGAAAGATTTCAGAGAATCAATGGTGGAGATGATAGAAGAGAACAACATCAGAGCTTCACAAGACTTGAGGGAACTGCTAGCATGTTACCTTTCATTGAATCCAAAGGAGTATCATGATCTTATCCTAAAGGTTTTCGTTCAAGTATGGCTTGAAGTCATAAACTCTAAAGTTGCGTCAAAGTAAAAAACATGTTATTGTTTTAGCTATAATTATCTGTTAAAAAACAGTTGTTCTTATTAAAGAGTGTTATATAAAGAGTGTTTAAACTAACTTGTGTGGACATTATCTTTGCAAGACCAGTTTTGTGTTTTGTCTGTTTAACGTAATAAAGATAGATCGATCACTCGTTTTATTGTCGATGGATGTGATGTGATGTGTGAGCATAATGAACTTACACTTATTCATAATTGAGCATTTTAACAAAACCAGCAACATACCCCCAGTTCTCACGAGTCTATACCAAAACAGAAGATTTGCTTAAAACAACagctttttgctttttttttcaaacgttAAAAGcaatttaaagtatttttagAAGTGAATTACAAATCAAAGACTTTTACAATTCTACTTAAATGCagtaatgattttaaaaaaaagtctCCAAAGGAAAAAGCAATAACTAACTGTAGTAAGATTAAACTTTGGATTATATTAGGATTTGATCGAGTTTTAGCCATAGTTATGAAAAAAGCCAAGAGTGTAGTGACAAGAAGCACACGGAGACAAGTCAGAAAGCCATCGAGTACCGAGTAGCGATGGGTTCCTGTCCTAATGATAAATGAAGCAGGAAACACGAAAATAGAACCTGAAGAAGAGATAATcgctagagagagaaagaaacacTGACACAAGAAAGGATATGATTAAAGAGGAAAAGCAGAGAGAAAGTCTCAAAACCTAAAGGTATTGTtgcaaagaaaagaagatggGAGGAGGGAGGACCACTGTCTTGTTGCTGTTTCCCAATGCCCATCTCCTCCAACCTCTCAATACAGTTAGTACGGTATggccatcttttttttttgggtattcATCAACCACAAACAATAACGTTTAATAGATATTTGCATTGGTGCCACTACTTGTTCCAAGTAAGAATAATGTTCGTTAGGTTTAACCAAGCCAATAAAAACCGAAATGAACTGCTCCTAGATTGATCAAGGAACCTAGTTTACTTAAACAAGCAGAGTCACTagatattatcatcatcatatgtACAAATTCTCAAGGGTTTAAAAGAAGGCGACAAAATGTTACCCATCCTTTTACATTCCATAGATGCCACAACACATCTTTGTTCAGCATTTTGTTAATCGTCAGCGCAAAAGAGGTCTGATGTCTTTTTCTCAGTTCCTataagcaaaaacaaaattaaaattaaattaaatgaattgtGTAATAATAATGAGACAGACATGTAGGAGTTGGCATGGCTAAAGTAAACAAGGACGATCATCATCTATTTGAAAAACCAATACCCTAAGCTCATAGGCTCAACTAATTGATCAAAAAGTAAGATTACCATGACTTTTGATAATAATACAATCAACAACTAATGACATGAATGGTCAAACACATGGAGCCATAAAACCCATTCCTACACAATTCAAATTGCCCTTTTATAGCATGAGCAGCGTGACCACATGGTAAAGTACTGAAGTCGATAGTCTTTCATGAGAATCCagagaacatttttttttgagcaaccgAATccagagaacatattttgtattatACATTTGCTCACAGATCCACAAGTAGAGTGTCAATTCAAAAAGAATTGTGAAAATAAGCGCGACTATTAGTTTCTACGAACATGGCTCACTGTTTGTGAGAGTTCATGTCATTTTTCTCCACCTAAGCACTCACCTACTCAAAGGATGGCGCTCTAGACGCCTCATCTCAACTCGATGTTTATCTTTAATATCACCCTGTGAGATAATGTGTCTACCATTAGAAACGTGATAAAATCAACTCTAAGAGAGATGAATAAAGAGCAGAGAGATAAACGAAGCTGCGTACATTAGTTCTGCGCACTAGAATATCACACTCATCTTTGATCCGCTTCCAGTTTGCACCATACCtgaaaaatcacaaaaagagTATAGCAAATCAACATTAATTCATGACAGATGTTCAATCTAAAATCTAAGAAAACTTTTAGGTTTCAAGTACTTCTCATAGCCTTTCATAACGGCCAGCGTTTCTGCAGTACTCCAAGGAATCTTCGGCCTTCTACCACCAACAAGGTTTCTTTTCCAAGGAGACACCACAATCCTTTTACCTCTTGGTTCATTATCCGCTTCACCATTTTCTCCATCTGAATCATCATCAATTGAGTCTTCCCActaatcaaacaaacaaacaaacaaacaaaatgtgAAAAAACAACTCGATTGAACAAAACAAGTCCCACATTAGTGAATACGAGTGACTTGAGTGTTCCATCATACTAGTTATTTAAACACAGGAAACCTAAGACGACATCATAGATCATCTGATTAAAGAATGAATAGTGCTATTAAACTTAGTGAATGTTCAATTATATTAGCTACTTAAACACAGGAAGACCTAAGACAATAGCATAGATCATCTGATGAAACAATAAAACATGAACAACTTCACCTCACAAGTCTGTGCTGTGGCTCTTCTCTCCATCAAGCTAGGCTTGTTTGCTGCAGGAGGACCAGCAACAACATTCTCTTGTTGTGTAGTCGAAGCAACCTTCCAATTTGAAGGTCCTCCTGCTTCTGCCAAGGCATTCATCAGGTCGATTTTAGAAGCTCTAAGCTCTTCAAGCGCCTTGGCAACAACTGCAGAGGAAATGGTCTTCATCCTCCGTGGCGGAGATGCAGCTTCTAACTCACCACAAGGTCCTTCCTCTTCAATATCTGAGAGTCTCcctataacaaaaaaatcaaaaaaaacttttaatccAATTCTAAAAAACCTCAAAAGGTTCAAGAGAGTGTAGTGTAAGACCTTCGTCTTCCTCCATTGGCTCTGTCTCTCCTGTTTCTTTACTAGTCTCTTCAGATtcatctctctcaccatagGCACAATCAATGTTGGGGTGCAGCTCAGAAACAACTTTCCTCAAAGAAGCCAAAGCTTTCTCTCTCGTATTCTCATCCATCAAGGCCTCACGAGCCTTAGCGTCACCATGAGCCGTCCACAATCTTTTGCAGCTATTCAAGAGGTCACGAGTAACCAAACAACTGACCTTATCGCACAGAGGCATAACCCTACGGAGCCAAATCGATCTGATTGCTTCGGTGTAAGCTTCTTTTGCGTCTCTCTCGTTAGTGAGACACCTCGCTGTACATTCTACGGCGACTTGACAGTACGATTCCTTCACTGATTGGGGGACTTTAGAGCCTTCTTTGTGGAGAATCTCCACTAGATTCTCTAACCGCTCGAGATTCTTATCCTCCACGAGTCCTTTCTCGATCTCCGTGAAAATTCCTTCGAGGATAGCTTCCTTCCACTGCGACAATGCCATCGTTGCCGACTCAAATCAAACTCTCCCGGAGGTGTGAAGGCGAAGGCGAAGACGACGGTTAAGtcctttttttgttatttccGTTCCTTAAAACAACGACGCGTGCGGTTTCTCTAGTATGAAACGGCGGACATGCCAAATCTCAACGGAGAGAACGGCGAGAAAACAGAGGCGAAGACGAagcgtctttttttttttttggctatttCCGCTCCTCAGAAAAACGACGCGTGCGGTTTCTCTAGCATGAAACGGTGTACATGCCAAATCTCAACGGAGAGAACGGCAAGAAATCAGAGGCGAAGACGTAGCGTTTTTATTTTGCTATTTACGTTCCTTAAAACAACAACGCGTGTCGTTTTTATAGCATAACCGGCTTACATGCTAATTTTCTACAAAAAGAACGGCAAGATATCTTGATTTTGAAAACTCTTTGTTTTTAGCAAATTTACCCCtaattctttaaaatatttcaattatgCCTCACTATAAATTTTTCTCTACATCCGCCCCTGGAGGCAGCGAGACCTCAAGAATATACTCTTCCAGGATTCCAGCAGCTGCTGCAGCAGCACTTCTTCACGAGTCGCTATCGCAATGTCTGTAACGAAAGCCGTTACGAGCTTGGACAATGTAGTGGTGAAGTCGCCCAACGACCAGGAGGCTATACAGAGTGATTGAGCTGGAGAACGGATTGTGTGGTCTGCTTattcagatgatgatgatgacggagaagaagaggaagatagTGACGGGAGCTATGAAGGTGACGACGAAGAAGGAGATGATATGGATGAAGATGAAGTGAAAGAGAAAGGAGAGCAACAGACTAAAAAGGTTCTTTTCGATTTAAGATATATCActctttttaatcaaatttgatttttaaactCATGTGTGTTGTGATGTGCGTTTCAGGCAGCTGCAGCAATGTGTGTTGCAATGGGAAGCTTCTTGGATCCTCCGGAGGCGCAAGGCCTcgctcactttttttttttttttttttgaaaaaaaaggcCTCGCTCACTTTCTTGGTATTTTCATCTTCTGTATCAGTTTTGAATtcactttctttgtttttagtGTTGACTCACTCTCATGTTAATGTTTTGTGCAGAACACATGCTTTTTATGGGTAGCAACTCTTGTGTAAACGAATCTATGACAGCGACGAGAAGTTGTCTGTACTAAATGATTTGTCTCTCACTGATCTCAACAGCTTTATCCCTGTAGTCCGCTCTCAGGTAGCATTCTGCCATCAACCATAGCTACTGTGATTCCACTTTTACTTAATACAAGACTACTTTCTTTAGCGATTGTTCACTGGTTATGTTTGCAGATATTTATTGAAGCTCTATGTCATGGTAATTTGTCGGAAGACGAAGCAGTAAACATATCACGCATATTCAAAAACAGTTTGACAACTGAACCGCTCCCAGTCAAATCTAGACACAGAGAGCAGATAACGTGTTTCCCTCTGAGTGCCAAACTTGTAAGAGTTGTCAACGTGAAGAACAAATCT
The nucleotide sequence above comes from Brassica napus cultivar Da-Ae chromosome A9, Da-Ae, whole genome shotgun sequence. Encoded proteins:
- the LOC106420039 gene encoding transcription repressor OFP4 yields the protein MRNYKFRFSAMIPSEWLHKLKNMTKPRKKHPRPSSCSLNTTKKTKASSESNKSLPHSSRTYFSSRSHTSLESKILHNSPRNSLHVIESKRKTIYKPSPPPSSSVSAGFNKKKINFPPNQDSSSSASSNVIDMNSRDFKKRMFKEMKVFDSTEKACPASNRTKTSRKPHHLSVKVNNKEKEEACRIKKNVSNGRRSSSNSPRIKIKVNSPRVQVPARRSKSRSQNKQVLESFAVIKSSLDPKKDFRESMVEMIEENNIRASQDLRELLACYLSLNPKEYHDLILKVFVQVWLEVINSKVASK
- the LOC125578634 gene encoding uncharacterized protein LOC125578634, translating into MALSQWKEAILEGIFTEIEKGLVEDKNLERLENLVEILHKEGSKVPQSVKESYCQVAVECTARCLTNERDAKEAYTEAIRSIWLRRVMPLCDKVSCLVTRDLLNSCKRLWTAHGDAKAREALMDENTREKALASLRKVVSELHPNIDCAYGERDESEETSKETGETEPMEEDEGRLSDIEEEGPCGELEAASPPRRMKTISSAVVAKALEELRASKIDLMNALAEAGGPSNWKVASTTQQENVVAGPPAANKPSLMERRATAQTCEWEDSIDDDSDGENGEADNEPRGKRIVVSPWKRNLVGGRRPKIPWSTAETLAVMKGYEKYGANWKRIKDECDILVRRTNGDIKDKHRVEMRRLERHPLSRN